A region of the Myxococcus stipitatus DSM 14675 genome:
ACAAGGACAAGTACGCCTTCGAGCTCGTCGAGGCCCCCGACGGCTACACCGCCGTGAAGATGTACGGGAAGGTGACATCGCTGACGGACGTCACCCAGCTGGTCATCAAGCAGATTCTCACCCTGGCGAACCACGCCGCCGGAGAGCCCTTCCGCGAGTGCGTGCTGACGGTGCCCGCGCACGCCAGCATCCGCCAGCGCGAGGCGGTGCGACAGGCGGCCGAGCAGTGTGGCCTCCAGGTCCGCGCCATCATCAACGAGCCCACCGCCGCCGCGCTGTACTACGCCAACCTGCGCAACCCCGAGCAGACGGTGATGGTGTTCGACCTGGGCGGCGGCACGTTCGACGCCACGCTCCTCGCCGTGCACAACCGGGTGGTGAAGGTGCTGGCCACCGGCGGCGATGCGTTCCTCGGCGGCGCCAACTTCGACGAGCGCATCGTCGAGTTCCTCGTGTCCGACTTCCAGCGCCAGCACGGCATCGACCTGCGCGCGAACCAGGTCGTGATGCAGCGGCTGGTCTTCGCGGCCGAGTCCGCGAAGATGACGCTGAGCACGCGCGACTCCACCGTGATGCGCGTGCCCTGCATCGCCCAGAAGGACGGCGGCTTCGTCGACTTCGACTACACGCTCACGCGCAAGCAGTTGGAGGAGATGGTGTTCCAGCTCATCGAGCGCGCCGCCTCCGCGTGCGACGACGTGCTGGAGCGCGCGAAGCTCAAGGCGGACAACATCGACGAGCTGGTGCTGGTCGGTGGACAGACGCGCATGCCCGTCATCCGCCAGCGCTTCTCGCACTTCAAGCGGCTGTCCTCGGACAAGGAGGTCAACCCGGAGCTGGGCGTGGCGGTGGGCGCGGC
Encoded here:
- a CDS encoding Hsp70 family protein, whose amino-acid sequence is MSTAPILGIDFGTTNTSAAFFDKAGKLRVVPVTDKSFTLPSVVWFHAADKAIVGHAARRQIIDDPRHTVFGAKRFLGRRYQSEYVTQHKDKYAFELVEAPDGYTAVKMYGKVTSLTDVTQLVIKQILTLANHAAGEPFRECVLTVPAHASIRQREAVRQAAEQCGLQVRAIINEPTAAALYYANLRNPEQTVMVFDLGGGTFDATLLAVHNRVVKVLATGGDAFLGGANFDERIVEFLVSDFQRQHGIDLRANQVVMQRLVFAAESAKMTLSTRDSTVMRVPCIAQKDGGFVDFDYTLTRKQLEEMVFQLIERAASACDDVLERAKLKADNIDELVLVGGQTRMPVIRQRFSHFKRLSSDKEVNPELGVAVGAAILGRNLARGISGLTDVVPMPIGIMVPGGAQHEVIPANTPVPATRSVTLELPLIPGPISVALFESLDTTTVERELLGTVRIELDWRTTHKGPTTLELRMGQDFILNAALVSPQGTRHPLTITDLRAPKRTS